CTTTTATAATATATCTAGTTTTTTATCTATTTACTTTGAATCAACTTTTCTAAGCGATTCATCATCTCATCTTTTTCTTTAAGCATACGCTCATACAGAGCAATCTTTTCATTGTGTAATTGCACAATTGCTTCAACTGGATTTATATTGCAGTATAAGTTAATTGCTGAATTTTCTGTAAAAGTATTCGAGATAATATTTACTGCTTGTTCTTCATCAAAATTTTCAATTGCTTCAACAGGTATCTTAAGTACCTTAGAAATCTGTTGTAACAATGAGTTATCAATGATTTCTTTCTGTTCCAGTAGAGATATCTTCTTTTGATTCCAATCATCTCCTAAATCAAAAGCAAGAACCTCTTGCTTGATTCCAAGCATTTCTCTAAAACGCTTTACATTTCTTCCTTGATGTATTTTATGTTCCATAATTAATAGTCGAGTTAACAAGGCTCAAAGATAAAGCCAATGATTTAAAAAAGATTGAATTGTAAAGTTATAAAATAATCGGTAAGATATCCCAATATGAGAATATTATAGTTGTTCAATGGACTAGATAAAGCCAAATAGACCTAAAAAATCCTAAAAAAAAAAGCTTCGCTTGTTTCGGTCTTACTTTAGTTGTTTAACCTAAAAAACAACTATCATGGAAAATCAGATTACAAAAGAAGATTTAAGATTGTTTGCTCAAACAATTATTGGAGAGCTAAAAGAAATCTTAGCTAAACAAAATAAAGAGAATTCTCTTGATTGGGTAAAGGCAAAAGTAGCAAGGCAATTACTAAGCATCTCTCCAGCTTCCTTACAAACACTACGTATCAGTGGAAAATTACAGTATCGCAAAATACTTGGTTCGTATTACTACAACAGAAAAGATATTATGAACCTTTTTAATGAGTAGAAGTTAACTTCTACTCATTAAAAAGGTTGAAAATGGGCTCCCTCGAATTCTGTGCTACAAATATGACAGTTGAATTATTATAAAATGTAGAGCATCCAAGGGTTTTTTTATTATCCATTTAACTGATTAATAAAGGTAGTTAGCTGAGCTAATTTATCAGGTTTTAGATTTTTTAAACTCTCGAGTAAGTCAGTAAAATTATCCGTTTGTTTATTTGCTTTTTCTTCAAGCTTACCTTTTAGTATCTGCATTTCGGTCTTAATAGATTCTTCCTCTGTTAGAGCGTATTCCTCAGTTTGTTTAACAGAGTGATGCCCCAACATTTCTTTTACCACGTGAATAGGAACACCATTACCGAGAGTTACAGTACTTCCAAAAGTTCTTCTTGCTTTATGGGTATTTAATTCGCTTATCTCACATAGAGAAGCAATCTCTTTTAAGTACTCATTCATCTTTTGATTAGAGCGAACAGGCAGTACAATATCTTTACCAATACAAGCGGGATGATCTTTATGTTTTTCCATTATCTCAATAGCTTTTGGAAGTAATGGTATAGTAATATTAGCATCTGTCTTTTGTCTGTTGATTCTAATCCACAAATTACCTTCTTCATCTTTTGTAATATCAGTTTTCTTTAACTGAAACACATCAATATAAGCAAGACCAGTATAACATTGAAAAACAAAGACATCTCTTACAGTTGCTAATCGCTCATTAGTAAACTCTTTGTTTTCTAAAATAGATAACTCTTCCTTGCTTAATGGCTTTTTATTGAGCTTAGTCTTTTTAGGTTTGTATTGTACAAATGGATTGGAAGCAATAATTCCTTTAGCAACTGCTCGTAGAACAATCTTTTTGAAGTTCGAGATGTACTTTATAGCTGTGTTATTAGAACACGCTCTAACGGTCTTTAAATAATGCTCATAACCAAGTACAAACTCATAATTGAGTTCTCTAAACTCTATATCTTCTTTACCATATACATAACGAATATATTCAGCTACATGCGATCTTGCTGTAACATACCTTTCATGTGTTCCAATAGCATACTCTTTAGGCACAAGTTTAAAGATTTCATCGTTATGCTTTTGGAATTCTTCTAAAACTTTAGCCTTACTAGTTCCTTTGCCTTGGATATAATCCATAAGCACAGAGGCAGTAATGGGCTCTTCATTACTTAAGAGCTCTAATTTGTACTTGGTAATCTTAGATATGATTGTATCTAAGATATAGTTTAGCGTTTTAGCATCTTCTTTAGCGCCATTAGCACGACCTGCTTTTTGGTTCCATCTTTTGATATCCCATTTGTGACTAAGAGAAGTCTCTTTGCGAATACCATCTACTGTGATTCTAAGGTAAACTCCTCTTAAATCACTTTTCTCTCTATTGGGTTTAAGAAAGAAATTAATTGATAACTGTTTTTCTAACATAATTCAACTGTTTTAAATATTAATAAATGTCGAATTAAAACGTTCCAAAATCACAGTCTAAAACTCTCTGGCACCCTTTGGCGTCAGAGTTTGTTCAGTTGAAAGGTGCGCATCATTTGAATATTATTTTGTGCACCGAATCCCGAATCTTTTTAAGTGCACTTTTGAACAAAATGCGATACCCCTAAAAAAGAAAAAACCTATAACTCATTGTGAATCATAGGTTTTGTGCTTTTTTGATGACTTTTAAAAAGTTATCTTTTATAAATCAGCGGAGAAAGAGGGATTCGAACCCCCGGACCTGTTACAGTCAACAGTTTTCAAGACTGCCGCAATCGACCACTCTGCCATTTCTCCAGTAGTCTGCTTTACTTCTGTATTGCGAGTGCAAATATAGCGCATTTACTGACTTTGGCAAACAATAACGCAAAAATTTTTACTCTTTTTATCAGGTAAAATCGTAAGTATTTTAGAACAAAACAATTACACTCCAAAAAAAATAGCACCTCTTAGAATAAAGAAGTGCTATCTGATATCAATAGTGGAATATACTACGCGTATACTCTCTTTTTAGCTGTTGCCCATAAGTAAACTCCTGCAAGGATAAATGGAATACTCAACCATTGTCCTGTTGATAGTAATCCTAAAGTAGATTCAAA
The window above is part of the Myroides odoratus DSM 2801 genome. Proteins encoded here:
- a CDS encoding helix-turn-helix domain-containing protein, which encodes MEHKIHQGRNVKRFREMLGIKQEVLAFDLGDDWNQKKISLLEQKEIIDNSLLQQISKVLKIPVEAIENFDEEQAVNIISNTFTENSAINLYCNINPVEAIVQLHNEKIALYERMLKEKDEMMNRLEKLIQSK
- a CDS encoding MerR family transcriptional regulator, with product MENQITKEDLRLFAQTIIGELKEILAKQNKENSLDWVKAKVARQLLSISPASLQTLRISGKLQYRKILGSYYYNRKDIMNLFNE
- a CDS encoding site-specific integrase yields the protein MLEKQLSINFFLKPNREKSDLRGVYLRITVDGIRKETSLSHKWDIKRWNQKAGRANGAKEDAKTLNYILDTIISKITKYKLELLSNEEPITASVLMDYIQGKGTSKAKVLEEFQKHNDEIFKLVPKEYAIGTHERYVTARSHVAEYIRYVYGKEDIEFRELNYEFVLGYEHYLKTVRACSNNTAIKYISNFKKIVLRAVAKGIIASNPFVQYKPKKTKLNKKPLSKEELSILENKEFTNERLATVRDVFVFQCYTGLAYIDVFQLKKTDITKDEEGNLWIRINRQKTDANITIPLLPKAIEIMEKHKDHPACIGKDIVLPVRSNQKMNEYLKEIASLCEISELNTHKARRTFGSTVTLGNGVPIHVVKEMLGHHSVKQTEEYALTEEESIKTEMQILKGKLEEKANKQTDNFTDLLESLKNLKPDKLAQLTTFINQLNG